TGGGTAGAAATATTATGAGAACCAAGGGTGATCCCTCCATCACCTTATTTAGTATCTTCGGTAATACAGTAATGGGTCTTATAATATCATCCATTTTCTATAATCTAGATGATACGACTGGCTCTTTCTACTATAGAACAGTAGCTATGTTCTTTGCTGTGTTATTTAATGCGTTCTCCTCGTTGTTAGAAATTTTCGCCTTATACGAAGCTAGACCAATCGTTGAGAAGCATAAGACTTATGCCTTGTATCATCCTTCGGCAGACGCATTTGCTTCAATCATAACAGAGTTACCACCTAAGTTACTTGTTTCtatttcattcaatttggtGCTTTATTTTATGGTTAATTTCCGCCGTAATGCCGGTaactttttcttctatttgTTGGTCAACTTCACGGCTACATTATCGATGTCTCATTTGTTCAGAACTATTGGGTCCGCTACTAAATCGTTATCTCAAGCTATGACTCCTGCGTCCGTGCTTTTGCTTGCATTAACAATCTTTACTGGTTTTGTTATTCCTACGCCTGAAATGCTTGGTTGGTGTCGTTGGATTAATTATCTTGATCCTATCGGATACGCATTCGAAGCCTTGATTGCAAACGAGTTCCATGGACGTGACTTTGATTGTTCACAGTTTGTTCCTTCTGGCCCAGGATATCCAACTTCCGGTAATTCTATAATTTGTTCTGTTGTTGGTTCCCAACCTGGCTCCGACATTGTTAACGGTGACGACTATATAAGGGGGTCGTATGAATATTACTTTAGCCACAGATGGAGAAACTGGGGTATTGTTGTGGGGTTTGTTgttttctttttgtttgttcatatcattatttgcGAGTATAATAAAGGTGCTATGCAGAAAGGGgaaatattattgtttcAAAGAAGTGCcttgaagaagaacaaaagaCAGAGAAAGGATATTGAAAGCGGTAACATTGAAAAAGTGGGCCCcgaatttaataatgaaaagaCACCCGATAACgaaatagataataaattaCCTTCCTCAGGAGATATTTTCCACTGGCGTGAATTGACATATCAAGTTAAAATAAAATCTGAAGATAGAGTGATTTTGAATAGCGTTGATGGTTGGGTCAAGCCTGGTCAGGTTACTGCTTTGATGGGTGCTTCTGGTGCTGGTAAAACCACTTTGTTAAATGCATTGTCTGACAGATTAACGTCTGGTGTTATTACATCTGGGGTTCGTATGGTCAATGGTCATGAATTAGATGCTTCTTTTCAACGATCAATTGGGTATGTTCAACAACAAGATCTCCATCTTCAAACTTCGACTGTACGTGAAGCTTTGACATTTTCCGCATACTTAAGACAACCTAAATCTGTACcaaaatcagaaaaagATTCATATgttgattatattattcGATTATTAGAAATGGAAAAGTATTCTGATGCTGTCGTAGGGGTGTCTGGTGAAGGTTTAAATGTTGAACAAAGAAAGAGATTAACCATTGGTGTCGAATTGGTTGCCAAACCGAAATTATTGGTTTTTCTTGATGAACCCACTTCTGGTTTAGACTCGCAGACAGCTTGGTCTATTTGTAAGTTGATCCGTAAATTAGCAGATCACGGACAAGCTATTTTATGTACTATTCACCAACCATCTgctattttattgaaagaatttgacAGATTATTGTTTTTACAAAGGGGTGGTAAAACAGTCTATTTTGGCGACCTTGGTGATAACTGCCAAACATTGATTGATTACTTTGAAAAGTACGGAGCACCAAAATGTCCACCAGACGCTAATCCAGCAGAATGGATGTTGGAAGTTATCGGTGCTGCTCCCGGAAGTCATGCTAGTCAAGACTATTATGATGTCTGGATGAATTCTACTGAGTACAGGGAAGTAAAGGGGGAATTGGATGTCATGGAACAAGAATTAGTAAAGAAACCAAAGGATGATTCGCCTGAGAGTATGAAAACATTTGCAGTGCCTATGTGGCAACAGTATATAAATGTAACGCACAGAGTCCTTCAACAGTATTGGAGAACACCTTCATATACTTATTCAAAGGTATTAATGTCGATTTTCTCGTCTTTGTTTAATGGATTCGCTTTCTTTAAAGCAAACAACACTATGCAAGGAttacaaaatcaaatgtTTTCTGTCTTCATGTTTTtcgttattttcaataccCTAACCCAGCAATATTTACCAAACTATGTTTCTCAGAGAGATTTATACGAAGCTAGAGAAAGACCATCCAAAACCTTTTCCTGGGTTGCCTTCATTACAGCTCAAATCACTGCTGAGATTCCATGGCAGATTCTTACAGGAACCCTTGCTTTCTTTTGTTGGTACTATCCGATTGGTCTTTATGGTAATGCTGAAGCTACTGATACAGTATCCCAAAGAGGTGCCTTAATGTGGATTATAATTGTCTTGTTCTTCATATATTGTTCTACCATGGCACAATTATGTATCTCGTTTATGGAGGTAGCCGATAATGCAGCAAATTTGGCGTCCTTATTATTCACAATGTGTTTAACCTTCTGTGGTATTTTAGCATCCCCAGACGCTATGCCAGGCTTTTGGATTTTCATGTACAGATGTAATCCTTTCTCGTATTTGGTATCAGCAATCTTATCCGTTGCTCTTCAAGATTCTAGTGTTACTTGTTCAGATAAGGAGTTACTAAGATTCGAACCAGAAGGTGGCCAAACCTGTGGTGAATACATGCAATCATACATACAGAATGCAGGTGGTTATTTGATTAGCAACGATACTACAGGAAGTTGCGAGTATTGTACCATTTCTTCCACAAACGTATTTTTAGAAAGCGTCAGTGTTGATAAAACCAAGAGAAGCCGTGATATTGGaatcttcttttgttttatCGTTATCAATATGATAGGTACAGTATTTTTCTACTGGCTTGCTAGAGTACCAAAGCGCAGTAGACAAAAATAATGTAACGATAAAAATCCCTGATGTCTCAATTGAGCTTTCGATGCAATTAAGAATTCATATAACCCAgcttaatatttttattaccGTTCagtatttttatatatatgtttaaataaaattcaatttaacTTTATTAGTCTATATGACGACACAAATTAGTGGGTCTTCGTGAcacatatttatttttaccAACACTAAAGGTTATCCATGATTAATGCAAGATAATAATACGCAGTCGCTCATCAAAATAGAACTTCATAGTTCCAAATTAGGCACATTATATGCCAAGCCGCCGTTCATGAATATTTAGCTAATAGAGTTTGGTCTAACCTTATTCTATTGTGGTATAAGTATACTAGCTTCCCCAACTACTTGGTGTTATTTATGATTGATAGTAAGGCTTCGAACAGCAACTTGGcttattttaatatttaatattaataaaaatataatacagTTGTTCGTTTGGACATTCGTATATGATTAAGATCGCATTCGATAAAAACAATCTATTAATacataatattaaaaacaATCAAGGGGCAAATTCAAACATTCGttaaaaagttgaaatatttgatagtATGACAGACGATAACGAAGTCCCAAACTATCGGGGGTTTGATGAAGGGGTTTCATCTGAAGTGCAAAATTTTGCCCGCTCGATGAGTAGACCATCAATAGATAAAGCGTCGTCTTTGGCACGAACATTGAGCAACGTGTCACAAGTTCCAGGAGTCAATCCTATGTCgaaggaagaagatattgatcCAAGGTTAGATCCTGATTcagataattttgattcaaGGTTCTGGGTCAAAAATCTCCGGAAAATGTATAATTCTGACCCCGCGTATTACAAGCCGTCGTCATTAGGGGTAGCATATAAGGATCTTAGGGCGTATGGTATTGCCACAGATGCTGATTATCAGTCCAATTTTGGAAATGCTGCTTACAAAGTTGTTGCGAGAACAATCAGAAGATTTATGGatagaaataatgaagCCGCTAAATTCGATATTTTGAAGCCAATGGATGGGCTAATCAGACCCGGAGAAGTGACAGTGGTCTTGGGTAGACCGGGTGCTGGATGTTCAACATTCCTAAAGACAATTGCAGCTCATACATACGGTTTTACCATTGATAAGAACTCTGTTCTTTCATATGACGGTTTAACCCCAAAAGATATTATTAAGCATTTTAGAGGAGATGTAGTGTATTGTGCTGAGACCGAATCTCATTTTCCTCAGTTAACTGTTGGTCAAACGTTAGAGTTTGCTGCAAAATTGAGAACACCGCAAAATAGACCAGAAGGTGTGTCTAGAGAGGAGTATGCTGAGCATTTAACGAAGGTTGTAATGGCTACATATGGTTTATCTCATACTAAGAATACGAAAGTTGGTAATGACTTTATTAGGGGTGTTTCTGGTGGTGAACGTAAGAGAGTTTCCATAGCTGAAGTCGCATTATCGTTTGCATCATTACAATGTTGGGATAATTCGACCAGAGGTTTAGATTCTGCTACTGCCTtggaatttattaaagcaTTGAAGACCTCGGCAACTGTTTTGAACGCCACCCCAATGATCGCCATCTATCAATGTTCTCAAGATGCTTAcgatttatttgataaggTGATTTTGTTATACGAAGGTTACCAAATTTTCTTCGGCGATTGTAAACAAGCCAAACTATATTTCCTTGAAATGGGATATGATTGTCCGCAAAGACAGACTACTGCAGATTTTTTAACATCCTTGACAAATCCATCCGAACGTGTTGTCAGACCAGGCTATGAAAATAAGGTACCCAGGACACCAGAAGAGTTCTATACCTATTGGCAAAATTCACCTGAAAGGAAGGCACTATTGGGAGAAATTGATGACTATTTGAATAAGactgataatgaagagcGTCTCCAGCAATTCAAGGATGCACATAATACAAAACAGTCCAACCACCTTCGTCCTGCCTCACCTTATACGGTTTCATATGGTATGCAagtaaaatatattataaagaGAAATATTATGAGAACTAAGGGTGATCCATCAATTACCATATTCGGTGTCTTTGGTAATATCGTAATGGGTCTTATTATTTCGTCAATTTTCTATAATCTAGAAGATAACACCGGCTCTTTCTACTATAGAACAGCAGCGATGTTCTTTGCTGTGTTATTTAATGCGTTCTCTTCCATGTTGGAAATCTTTTCTCTTTATGAGGCAAGACCAATTGTGGAGAAGCATAAGACTTATGCCTTGTATCATCCTTCAGCAGACGCATTTGCTTCAATCATAACGGAGTTACCACCTAAGATATTTACTTGCCTTGCATTCAATTTGGTGCTTTATTTTATGGTTAATTTCCGCCGTAATGCCGGTaactttttcttctatttgTTGGTCAACTTCACGGCTACGCTATCAATGTCTCATTTGTTCAGGACTATTGGATCTTCTACTAAATCCTTATCTCAAGCTATGACTCCTGCGTCGATTCTTTTGCTTGCATTAACAATTTTTACTGGTTTTGTTATCCCAACACCAAAAATGCTTGGTTGGTGTCGTTGGATAAATTATCTTGACCCTATCGGATATGCATTCGAAGCCTTAATTGTAAACGAGTTCCATGGACGTGACTTTGACTGCTCACAGTTTGTTCCTTCTGGCCCAGGATATCCAACTTCCGGTGACTCTATAATTTGTTCTGTTGTTGGTGCAGTAGCTGGTAGGGATTATGTTACTGGAGATGCTTACATTAACGAGcaatatgtatattattggAGTAATAGATGGAGAAACTGGGGGATTGTTGTAGCCTTTgttgttttctttttaGTTGTGCATATTATGATATgtgaatataataaaggTGCTATGCAGAAAggagaaatattattattccaaAGAAAGGCCCTAAAGAAAAACAAACGTAGGagaaatgatattgaaagtgGTAACATTGAAAAGATAAGCCCGGATtacaataatgataatgtGACCGATAATGAGATGGAGAGCAAATTACCATCAGCCGGAGACATATTTCATTGGCGTGAATTGACATATCAAGTTAAAATAAAATCTGAAGAAAGAGTGATTTTGAATAGCGTTGATGGTTGGGTCAAGCCTGGTCAGGTTACTGCTTTGATGGGTGCTTCTGGTGCTGGTAAAACCACTTTGTTAAATGCATTGTCTGACAGATTAACGTCTGGTGTTATTACATCTGGGGTTCGTATGGTCAATGGTCATGAATTAGATGCTTCTTTTCAACGATCAATTGGGTATGTTCAACAACAAGATCTCCATCTTCAAACTTCGACTGTACGTGAAGCTTTGACATTTTCCGCATACTTAAGACAACCTAAATCTGTACcaaaatcagaaaaagATTCATATgttgattatattattcGATTATTAGAAATGGAAAAGTATTCTGATGCTGTCGTAGGGGTGTCTGGTGAAGGTTTAAATGTTGAACAAAGAAAGAGATTAACCATTGGTGTCGAATTGGTTGCCAAACCGAAATTATTGGTTTTTCTTGATGAACCCACTTCTGGTTTAGACTCGCAGACAGCTTGGTCTATTTGTAAGTTGATCCGTAAATTAGCAGATCACGGACAAGCTATTTTATGTACTATTCACCAACCATCTgctattttattgaaagaatttgacAGATTATTGTTTTTACAAAGGGGTGGTAAAACAGTCTATTTTGGCGACCTTGGTGATAACTGCCAAACATTGATTGATTACTTTGAAAAGTACGGAGCACCAAAATGTCCACCAGACGCTAATCCAGCAGAATGGATGTTGGAAGTTATCGGTGCTGCTCCCGGAAGTCATGCTAGTCAAGACTATTATGATGTCTGGATAAATTCCTCTGAATATGTAACTATTAATCATGAATTGGATATTATGGAACAAGAATTAGTGAAAAAGCCAAAGGATGATTCGCCTGAGAGTATGAAGACATTTGCAGCCCCATTTTGGTATCAGTATAAATACGTCACTCAAAGGGTATTCCAGCAATATTGGAGAACGCCTTCATATACTTATTCAAAGGTTCTCATGTCGATATTTTCGTCTTTGTTCAACGGGTTTGCTTTCTTTAAGGCTGATAAATCTTTACAAGGAttacaaaatcaaatgtTTTCTGTCTTCATGttttttgttcttttcAATACCTTGGTTCAGCAATACTTACCTCATTTTGTCGCTCAGAGAGATTTATATGAAGTTAGAGAAAGACCATCAAGAACTTTATCGTGGTTTGCCTTCATTACTGCTCAAATCACTGCTGAGATTCCATGGCAAATTGCTTCAGGAACTCTTGCTTTCTTCTGTTGGTACTATCCAATTGGTCTTTATAGGAATGCAGAACCTACTGATGCTGTAGCCCAAAGAGGTGCCTTGATGTGGATTATTATTGTCTTGTTCTTCATCTATTGTTCTACTATGGCACAGCTATGTATCTCGTTCAATGAACTAGCGGATAATGCTGCGAATTTGTCGTCTTTATTATTCACAATGTGTTTAACGTTCTGTGGTATCTTGGCTTCATCTGATTCAATGCCGAGATTCTGGATTTTCATGTACAGATGTAATCCTTTTTCGTATTTGGTATCAGCAATTTTATCCGTTGCT
This is a stretch of genomic DNA from Debaryomyces hansenii CBS767 chromosome G complete sequence. It encodes these proteins:
- a CDS encoding DEHA2G14894p (similar to uniprot|P33302 Saccharomyces cerevisiae YOR153W PDR5 Short-lived membrane ABC (ATP-binding cassette) transporter actively exports various drugs expression regulated by Pdr1p); this translates as MNSSTHYDDVSQKSSTVNDSADDNKIPEYHGFDKEVSSEVQNLARMMSRPSIDKASSLARTLSNMSQVPGLNPMAKDEGELDPRLDPDSDSFDSKFWVKNLRKMHNSDPAYYKPASLGVAYKDLRAYGIATDADYQANVGNVVYKTISQTIKGFFDKNNDDAKFDILKPMDGLIRPGEVTVVLGRPGAGCSTFLKTISSNTHGFTVAKDSVLSYDGLKPNDIIKHFRGDVVYCAETESHFPQLTVGQTLDFAAKLRTPQNRPEGVSREEYAAHMTKVIMATYGLSHTRNTKVGNDFIRGVSGGERKRVSIAEVALSFASLQCWDNSTRGLDSATALEFIKALKTSATVLNATPMIAIYQCSQDAYDLFDKVILLYEGYQIFFGDCKQAKLYFLEMGYDCPQRQTTADFLTSLTNPSERVVRPGYENKVPRTPEEFYTYWQNSPERKALLGEIDDYLNKTDNEERLQQFKDAHNTKQSNHLRPASPYTVSYGLQVKYIMGRNIMRTKGDPSITLFSIFGNTVMGLIISSIFYNLDDTTGSFYYRTVAMFFAVLFNAFSSLLEIFALYEARPIVEKHKTYALYHPSADAFASIITELPPKLLVSISFNLVLYFMVNFRRNAGNFFFYLLVNFTATLSMSHLFRTIGSATKSLSQAMTPASVLLLALTIFTGFVIPTPEMLGWCRWINYLDPIGYAFEALIANEFHGRDFDCSQFVPSGPGYPTSGNSIICSVVGSQPGSDIVNGDDYIRGSYEYYFSHRWRNWGIVVGFVVFFLFVHIIICEYNKGAMQKGEILLFQRSALKKNKRQRKDIESGNIEKVGPEFNNEKTPDNEIDNKLPSSGDIFHWRELTYQVKIKSEDRVILNSVDGWVKPGQVTALMGASGAGKTTLLNALSDRLTSGVITSGVRMVNGHELDASFQRSIGYVQQQDLHLQTSTVREALTFSAYLRQPKSVPKSEKDSYVDYIIRLLEMEKYSDAVVGVSGEGLNVEQRKRLTIGVELVAKPKLLVFLDEPTSGLDSQTAWSICKLIRKLADHGQAILCTIHQPSAILLKEFDRLLFLQRGGKTVYFGDLGDNCQTLIDYFEKYGAPKCPPDANPAEWMLEVIGAAPGSHASQDYYDVWMNSTEYREVKGELDVMEQELVKKPKDDSPESMKTFAVPMWQQYINVTHRVLQQYWRTPSYTYSKVLMSIFSSLFNGFAFFKANNTMQGLQNQMFSVFMFFVIFNTLTQQYLPNYVSQRDLYEARERPSKTFSWVAFITAQITAEIPWQILTGTLAFFCWYYPIGLYGNAEATDTVSQRGALMWIIIVLFFIYCSTMAQLCISFMEVADNAANLASLLFTMCLTFCGILASPDAMPGFWIFMYRCNPFSYLVSAILSVALQDSSVTCSDKELLRFEPEGGQTCGEYMQSYIQNAGGYLISNDTTGSCEYCTISSTNVFLESVSVDKTKRSRDIGIFFCFIVINMIGTVFFYWLARVPKRSRQK
- a CDS encoding DEHA2G14916p (similar to uniprot|P33302 Saccharomyces cerevisiae YOR153W PDR5 Short-lived membrane ABC (ATP-binding cassette) transporter actively exports various drugs expression regulated by Pdr1p) codes for the protein MTDDNEVPNYRGFDEGVSSEVQNFARSMSRPSIDKASSLARTLSNVSQVPGVNPMSKEEDIDPRLDPDSDNFDSRFWVKNLRKMYNSDPAYYKPSSLGVAYKDLRAYGIATDADYQSNFGNAAYKVVARTIRRFMDRNNEAAKFDILKPMDGLIRPGEVTVVLGRPGAGCSTFLKTIAAHTYGFTIDKNSVLSYDGLTPKDIIKHFRGDVVYCAETESHFPQLTVGQTLEFAAKLRTPQNRPEGVSREEYAEHLTKVVMATYGLSHTKNTKVGNDFIRGVSGGERKRVSIAEVALSFASLQCWDNSTRGLDSATALEFIKALKTSATVLNATPMIAIYQCSQDAYDLFDKVILLYEGYQIFFGDCKQAKLYFLEMGYDCPQRQTTADFLTSLTNPSERVVRPGYENKVPRTPEEFYTYWQNSPERKALLGEIDDYLNKTDNEERLQQFKDAHNTKQSNHLRPASPYTVSYGMQVKYIIKRNIMRTKGDPSITIFGVFGNIVMGLIISSIFYNLEDNTGSFYYRTAAMFFAVLFNAFSSMLEIFSLYEARPIVEKHKTYALYHPSADAFASIITELPPKIFTCLAFNLVLYFMVNFRRNAGNFFFYLLVNFTATLSMSHLFRTIGSSTKSLSQAMTPASILLLALTIFTGFVIPTPKMLGWCRWINYLDPIGYAFEALIVNEFHGRDFDCSQFVPSGPGYPTSGDSIICSVVGAVAGRDYVTGDAYINEQYVYYWSNRWRNWGIVVAFVVFFLVVHIMICEYNKGAMQKGEILLFQRKALKKNKRRRNDIESGNIEKISPDYNNDNVTDNEMESKLPSAGDIFHWRELTYQVKIKSEERVILNSVDGWVKPGQVTALMGASGAGKTTLLNALSDRLTSGVITSGVRMVNGHELDASFQRSIGYVQQQDLHLQTSTVREALTFSAYLRQPKSVPKSEKDSYVDYIIRLLEMEKYSDAVVGVSGEGLNVEQRKRLTIGVELVAKPKLLVFLDEPTSGLDSQTAWSICKLIRKLADHGQAILCTIHQPSAILLKEFDRLLFLQRGGKTVYFGDLGDNCQTLIDYFEKYGAPKCPPDANPAEWMLEVIGAAPGSHASQDYYDVWINSSEYVTINHELDIMEQELVKKPKDDSPESMKTFAAPFWYQYKYVTQRVFQQYWRTPSYTYSKVLMSIFSSLFNGFAFFKADKSLQGLQNQMFSVFMFFVLFNTLVQQYLPHFVAQRDLYEVRERPSRTLSWFAFITAQITAEIPWQIASGTLAFFCWYYPIGLYRNAEPTDAVAQRGALMWIIIVLFFIYCSTMAQLCISFNELADNAANLSSLLFTMCLTFCGILASSDSMPRFWIFMYRCNPFSYLVSAILSVALANSDVTCDYNELLRFKPEDGQTCGEYMQTYMSFAGGYLISNDTTVTCEFCTVASTNVYLQQVGADYSKKSRDIGIFVCFIAINIIGTIFFYWLARVPKTSRQKNK